Proteins encoded within one genomic window of Candidatus Berkiella cookevillensis:
- the galE gene encoding UDP-glucose 4-epimerase GalE yields the protein MACNVLVTGGAGYIGCHVVKDLLKNNAYNVIVFDNLSSGYADLVQQAKLVVGDLQNSDLLCNVLIQEKITAVMHLAAKTSVPESIADPEIYYDNNTMGTLSLLSACKKAQIPHFIFSSTAAVYGLPTESYVQESSPTAPINPYGHSKLMGEQMIKDFANAYAMKFVILRYFNVAGADPEGKLGQRSKKAEHLIKVALEAACGKRTALPIFGTDYPTPDGTCVRDFIHVSDIAHAHIEALNYLQNKGQSTILNCGYGQGYSVKDVVKTVEKIAGVHLKTENAPRREGDSPSVIATNEKIKKILKWQPQFNDLEFIVKTAYNWEKKAS from the coding sequence ATGGCTTGCAATGTTCTCGTCACAGGAGGCGCTGGTTACATTGGATGTCATGTTGTCAAAGATTTGCTTAAAAATAATGCCTACAATGTGATTGTGTTTGATAATTTAAGCTCAGGTTATGCAGATCTAGTCCAGCAAGCAAAATTGGTAGTCGGTGATCTTCAAAACAGCGATTTGCTATGCAATGTATTAATACAAGAAAAAATTACCGCAGTGATGCATTTAGCTGCTAAAACATCCGTGCCAGAATCAATAGCCGATCCTGAAATCTATTATGACAATAACACCATGGGTACTCTGAGCTTACTTTCTGCCTGTAAAAAGGCTCAAATCCCTCATTTTATCTTTTCTTCCACTGCCGCAGTCTATGGCTTACCCACAGAAAGCTATGTACAAGAAAGCTCACCCACCGCCCCCATTAATCCTTATGGCCACTCAAAACTCATGGGTGAACAGATGATTAAAGATTTTGCTAATGCCTATGCTATGAAATTTGTTATTTTGCGCTATTTTAATGTTGCTGGTGCCGATCCTGAAGGAAAATTAGGCCAGCGCTCTAAAAAAGCTGAGCATCTCATTAAAGTCGCGCTCGAAGCAGCCTGTGGCAAACGCACAGCCTTGCCCATTTTTGGCACTGACTATCCAACCCCAGATGGAACCTGTGTGCGCGATTTCATTCATGTCAGTGATATTGCCCATGCGCATATTGAAGCTTTAAATTATTTACAAAACAAAGGTCAATCTACAATCCTCAATTGCGGTTATGGTCAAGGTTATAGTGTAAAAGACGTTGTCAAAACTGTAGAAAAAATTGCTGGTGTTCATTTAAAGACAGAAAATGCGCCACGCCGAGAAGGCGACAGCCCTTCTGTCATTGCCACTAATGAAAAAATAAAAAAGATACTGAAGTGGCAACCCCAATTCAATGATCTAGAATTTATCGTTAAAACTGCTTACAATTGGGAAAAAAAAGCAAGTTAA
- a CDS encoding metal-dependent hydrolase, translating to MQKYSPNIEPRVLGFSYQNTPSIEGYYESDIHAYHFHAVALFLPSLEKMLVLSLRKALTLVENTQLRQEITSLVAQESIHGAEFNRYNHASLHNTQKTIVADAYGMKCFRFIASMIHHLSPTFHFALSAAGEHFTAISAELFLKETRWFANVPPEYSALWRWHCIEELEHKAVAFDVYQSLNGRYTTRISAMLLMTIAFNWLYLVAIFKIAKHNKKLFDFSFYKRMLHFYWGRYGLMRSLLKPYWQYFKPRFHPATHIDSTIITKWKDFLNTATKEESLQGLQATTPPQVKNLSNS from the coding sequence ATGCAAAAGTATTCACCAAATATAGAGCCTCGCGTCTTAGGCTTTTCTTATCAAAATACCCCTAGCATCGAAGGATATTATGAATCAGATATTCATGCTTATCATTTTCATGCTGTCGCGCTTTTTCTGCCAAGCTTAGAAAAAATGCTGGTACTCAGCTTGAGAAAAGCACTAACGCTTGTCGAAAATACACAATTACGTCAAGAAATTACGAGTTTAGTTGCACAAGAATCAATTCATGGTGCTGAGTTTAATCGTTACAATCATGCTTCGTTGCATAATACACAAAAAACGATTGTAGCAGATGCTTATGGTATGAAATGCTTTCGTTTTATCGCAAGCATGATACATCACCTCTCCCCCACTTTTCATTTTGCACTGTCTGCCGCTGGAGAACATTTTACCGCCATTTCTGCTGAACTTTTTCTCAAAGAAACAAGATGGTTTGCAAACGTCCCCCCAGAATACAGTGCGCTCTGGCGATGGCATTGTATTGAAGAGTTAGAACATAAAGCAGTTGCTTTTGATGTTTATCAATCTCTGAATGGGCGCTATACAACACGAATAAGCGCTATGCTTTTGATGACTATTGCTTTTAATTGGTTATATCTGGTCGCTATTTTTAAAATAGCCAAACACAATAAAAAATTATTCGATTTTTCTTTTTATAAAAGAATGCTGCATTTTTATTGGGGAAGATATGGTCTTATGCGTTCATTGCTAAAACCCTATTGGCAATATTTTAAGCCTCGCTTTCATCCTGCAACCCATATCGACAGTACAATCATTACAAAATGGAAAGATTTTCTCAACACAGCCACAAAAGAAGAAAGTTTACAGGGGCTACAAGCGACGACTCCCCCACAAGTAAAGAATCTCAGCAATTCTTAA
- a CDS encoding alpha/beta hydrolase — MAVNPVILRAIQRAYRHGHADLPTKSLEQVRHYYYQHPIEQLSAHVYEEHAIKPKVSLRIYRPSMSKSTGKCKPVIFYLRASAYVLGSIEDAGYFCHTLANSLDVNVISIEPRLSPEQKFPEPFLDCIASIEYIYNHHPQLNLDIQNATIWGESSGANIAAALCQYLASEQVNFISKQILFYPMLDYSNLNEYHSKRLYAEGFLMDKRLSDWFLSQYVRTVDDYEDIRVSPLLADNFAKLPKTLLILAQYDPMRDEAAQYIERLRDAKVSVHGLCLPGMIHGFLWYAPRVPLARYAIEYAADYIKNC, encoded by the coding sequence ATGGCTGTTAATCCCGTTATTCTACGAGCGATTCAACGCGCCTATCGCCACGGTCATGCAGATTTACCCACAAAATCACTGGAACAAGTCCGCCACTATTATTATCAGCACCCAATTGAACAATTAAGTGCGCATGTTTATGAAGAACATGCAATAAAACCAAAGGTTTCCTTGCGTATCTATCGACCGAGTATGAGCAAGTCCACAGGAAAATGCAAACCTGTGATTTTCTACTTAAGAGCAAGTGCGTATGTGTTGGGTAGCATAGAGGATGCAGGGTATTTTTGTCATACTTTAGCAAACTCGCTTGATGTCAATGTGATATCCATTGAGCCAAGGCTTTCACCAGAGCAAAAATTCCCAGAGCCTTTCTTAGATTGTATTGCAAGTATTGAATATATTTATAATCATCATCCGCAGTTGAATTTGGATATTCAAAATGCAACGATTTGGGGTGAAAGCTCCGGTGCGAATATAGCGGCAGCACTTTGTCAGTATTTGGCCAGTGAGCAGGTTAATTTTATTAGCAAACAAATTCTCTTTTATCCCATGTTGGATTATTCAAACCTCAATGAATATCACTCCAAGCGTTTGTATGCTGAAGGCTTTCTCATGGATAAGCGGCTCAGTGATTGGTTTTTAAGTCAGTATGTGCGAACAGTAGATGATTATGAAGATATACGCGTTTCACCACTGTTAGCAGATAACTTCGCTAAATTACCCAAGACACTGCTTATTTTGGCTCAATACGATCCTATGCGAGATGAGGCTGCTCAATATATTGAACGATTAAGAGATGCTAAAGTGAGTGTACATGGCTTATGCTTACCAGGCATGATTCATGGTTTTTTATGGTATGCACCCAGAGTGCCACTTGCACGTTATGCGATAGAGTATGCTGCAGATTATATTAAGAATTGCTGA
- the ald gene encoding alanine dehydrogenase has translation MKIGVPKEIKSYEYRVGLTPGSVRELVARGHSVMIEAGAGAAIDLTDDAYRQAGAIVVDTAEEIFARADMIVKVKEPQPKECKMLKENQILFTFLHLAPDPEQAKLLLASGCTAISYETVTDATGGLPLLAPMSEVAGRMAVQAGAHTLEIAQGGRGVLLGGVPGVPPADVVVLGGGVVGSNALRIAIGMEAHVTVIDKSIAQLRRLDNQYGASLNTIFATDAAIESYVKKADLVIGAVLVPGGSAPKLITRTLLKEMKRGAVLVDVSIDQGGCFETSIPTTHKEPTYQVEGIVHYCVANMPGGAPRTSTFALNNATLPFVIDIANKGAKQALLDNIHLKNGLNVHKGKVTYQAVAQALGYEYHAAEQIL, from the coding sequence ATGAAAATTGGTGTTCCAAAGGAAATTAAAAGTTATGAATATCGCGTTGGCTTAACACCGGGTAGCGTTAGAGAATTAGTGGCTCGTGGGCACAGTGTTATGATAGAGGCTGGGGCAGGCGCAGCCATTGATTTAACAGATGATGCCTATCGTCAAGCAGGTGCTATTGTTGTAGACACCGCAGAAGAAATATTTGCGCGCGCAGATATGATTGTTAAAGTGAAAGAACCCCAGCCTAAAGAATGCAAAATGCTCAAAGAAAACCAAATATTGTTTACCTTTTTGCATTTAGCGCCCGATCCTGAACAAGCCAAGTTGTTACTCGCCTCTGGATGTACGGCTATTAGTTATGAAACTGTTACAGATGCAACAGGCGGATTACCTTTATTAGCACCGATGAGTGAAGTCGCAGGGCGGATGGCGGTGCAAGCTGGCGCACATACTTTGGAAATTGCACAAGGTGGCCGTGGCGTATTGCTGGGCGGTGTGCCAGGCGTACCTCCTGCAGATGTCGTTGTCTTAGGTGGCGGTGTGGTTGGTTCTAATGCATTGAGAATTGCCATTGGTATGGAGGCTCATGTAACCGTTATCGATAAATCAATCGCGCAGCTGCGCCGTTTAGACAATCAATATGGGGCTTCTTTAAATACTATATTTGCAACCGATGCTGCGATTGAAAGCTATGTCAAAAAAGCGGATTTGGTTATTGGGGCAGTGCTTGTCCCTGGTGGTTCAGCACCTAAATTGATAACACGCACACTCTTAAAAGAAATGAAACGCGGTGCGGTGCTTGTTGATGTTTCTATTGATCAAGGCGGATGCTTTGAAACCAGCATTCCAACGACTCATAAAGAGCCAACCTATCAAGTAGAGGGTATAGTGCATTATTGTGTTGCTAATATGCCTGGTGGCGCACCTCGTACTTCGACTTTTGCTTTGAATAATGCAACATTGCCTTTTGTCATTGATATTGCCAATAAAGGTGCAAAACAAGCTTTATTAGATAATATTCATTTAAAAAATGGTTTGAATGTGCACAAAGGAAAAGTAACCTATCAAGCAGTTGCTCAGGCTTTAGGTTATGAGTACCATGCTGCTGAGCAAATCTTGTAG
- a CDS encoding tetratricopeptide repeat protein yields the protein MLLHTSYLSAGADEPHNYYFPAPDKLLENVEKYHLQPGIDKVKKGEFEYAWNEFAFILHYFPNHPQTLQLIGDLSLQMEDNARALKYFERALKLYPNEASTYALYGVFLHKAGQPEKAIEQYMHALKIDNQPAEYHYNLGLAYYAVHQFDKAYDAAQNAYRRGYPLPGLKDKLISKGVWKSDASTQTG from the coding sequence ATGCTTTTGCATACAAGTTATTTATCTGCAGGAGCCGACGAACCCCATAACTATTATTTCCCTGCGCCAGACAAATTACTTGAAAATGTTGAAAAATATCACCTACAACCAGGGATTGATAAAGTTAAAAAAGGTGAATTTGAATATGCATGGAACGAGTTTGCCTTCATATTGCATTATTTCCCTAACCATCCTCAAACACTACAATTAATCGGCGATTTAAGCTTGCAAATGGAAGACAATGCACGTGCATTGAAGTATTTTGAACGAGCGTTAAAGCTCTACCCCAATGAAGCTTCTACTTATGCACTCTATGGTGTTTTCTTACATAAAGCTGGCCAACCTGAAAAAGCCATTGAGCAATACATGCATGCACTCAAAATCGACAATCAACCTGCTGAATACCATTATAATTTAGGTCTTGCTTACTACGCGGTACATCAATTTGATAAGGCATATGATGCTGCTCAAAATGCCTATCGTCGCGGTTATCCATTACCAGGACTCAAAGACAAACTTATTAGCAAAGGTGTTTGGAAGTCAGATGCAAGCACTCAAACAGGATAA
- a CDS encoding GNAT family N-acetyltransferase, protein MQALKQDKSLCNKLKLQWITDATTFYQLKLDWNKLASYYPTQFYFRHEWFDSAWQWAQTLGQLKILTVYDHDQLIAIVPLLLKNIIYKGIPFKQLEFLTVPDTQMCDIIISPPYYATGTFILEYILKDKSWDKLKLHYLKPNSLLSLFSQMLSQSFTLEVTTQHPIVRINENWDSFYATKGRRLKKGNNLCRNHLEKEGTVVLENLIYLPKNELLQVIQRISQHSWKQSTHTTFDQKAPYAFIKRLTELALEKHWLNVWGLRVNHEIIALEYHIEYSHQIYALRADYLTSKASLSPGTYLNWKILETLFEQKKSIYYMGPGKNTYKNRWQNYLEDVWTFSSFNKTICGTLLKTIEQSLIPRLRIIKDKAQILT, encoded by the coding sequence ATGCAAGCACTCAAACAGGATAAATCACTCTGCAATAAGTTAAAACTACAGTGGATCACCGATGCAACGACATTTTATCAACTTAAACTGGATTGGAACAAACTGGCATCTTATTATCCCACTCAATTTTATTTTAGACATGAGTGGTTTGACAGTGCCTGGCAATGGGCGCAAACGCTTGGACAATTAAAAATTCTAACAGTCTATGATCACGATCAGCTGATTGCCATAGTACCGCTTCTCCTTAAAAATATTATTTACAAAGGTATTCCTTTCAAACAACTCGAATTTCTCACCGTTCCTGATACACAAATGTGCGATATCATCATTTCTCCACCTTATTATGCAACTGGCACATTTATCTTAGAGTATATTCTCAAAGACAAATCCTGGGATAAATTAAAATTACACTATTTAAAACCCAATAGTCTGTTATCTCTCTTTTCTCAAATGCTCTCACAGTCTTTTACCTTGGAAGTTACAACACAACACCCTATTGTGCGTATCAATGAGAACTGGGACAGCTTTTACGCAACTAAAGGTAGACGACTCAAAAAAGGCAATAATCTTTGCCGCAATCATTTAGAAAAGGAAGGCACGGTAGTACTTGAAAATCTAATATATCTCCCCAAAAATGAATTATTACAGGTGATTCAACGAATTTCCCAACATAGCTGGAAGCAAAGCACACATACCACCTTTGATCAAAAAGCCCCCTACGCCTTTATCAAAAGGCTCACTGAACTTGCTTTAGAAAAGCATTGGCTGAATGTTTGGGGATTGCGCGTCAATCATGAAATAATCGCGCTTGAATATCACATTGAATATAGTCATCAAATTTACGCACTTCGTGCAGATTATTTAACATCAAAAGCCAGTCTATCACCAGGCACTTACTTGAACTGGAAAATATTAGAGACCCTTTTCGAACAGAAAAAATCTATTTACTACATGGGACCAGGTAAAAATACTTACAAAAATCGTTGGCAAAATTATTTAGAAGACGTTTGGACTTTTAGCAGCTTTAATAAAACAATCTGTGGCACCCTTTTAAAAACCATTGAACAAAGCCTGATCCCAAGGCTTCGCATCATTAAAGACAAAGCCCAGATACTGACGTAA
- a CDS encoding asparagine synthetase B family protein: MNKLFGWMGNRQTENQIEVQIKNHSHHAPFRTMLLQNSAIGYDQDNIAILKNDQALIACIGSAYLKNNIYYPNDAEKNLEAILEQYLHLGPQITHQLEGQYLLLILRPQIQEVFIVQDKLGTHPIFYSKNHQGLFFGNHLRPFSKILQLKDNISTDALYHYLYYHNIPRPLCIYQKFSSILPGHYLIFQNEHLQILPYWHPTYVEHATISTAQKQSELHAHLRESVQKSITHQNAGVFLSGGIDSTSVLAMMSEQTQAPVDAFTIGFDVDNYDEVFYAKTAAKAYKANHHIYYLQAEDIIHCFDNLQDSLSQPFGNASIIPTYYCAKMAQEQNISLLLAGDGGDELFGGNARYAKQRLLSYYHLIPKFFRKNLIEILDQKLSPLKKISLISKISSYIEQANTSMPARMESYNLLNHIGNQTLLHPDMMAQINMHAPLQLLSHYYAQVDAKTMLGKMLGTDLKFTLTDSDLVKVRNACQLANINVNFPFLQAPLIDFSLQLSDKDKVSGRHLRYFYKKAIQAYIPSSIIQKQKHGFGMPYGLWLLSNQKLKDFSFERLHAFKHRSIIKASFIESLTQNLIHQHPSYYGVLCWIFLMLEGWLDKHEHPQNEYELVFKHHSASPITPTTLEKHPN, from the coding sequence ATGAATAAATTATTTGGCTGGATGGGTAATCGTCAAACAGAAAATCAAATAGAAGTGCAGATCAAAAATCATTCACATCATGCACCTTTCCGCACAATGCTGCTGCAAAATAGTGCGATTGGTTACGATCAAGACAACATCGCTATTTTAAAAAATGATCAGGCACTGATTGCATGCATCGGAAGCGCTTATCTAAAAAATAATATTTACTATCCTAATGATGCAGAAAAAAATCTTGAAGCCATACTTGAGCAATATTTACATCTGGGGCCTCAAATTACCCATCAGCTTGAAGGGCAATATCTATTGCTGATACTGCGACCACAAATACAAGAAGTTTTTATTGTGCAAGACAAATTAGGCACTCATCCAATATTTTACAGCAAAAATCACCAAGGCTTATTTTTTGGAAATCACCTTAGACCTTTTAGCAAAATTTTACAGTTGAAAGATAATATATCCACAGATGCTTTATATCATTACTTGTATTATCACAATATTCCAAGACCTTTATGTATTTATCAAAAATTCTCCAGCATTTTACCAGGACACTATTTAATCTTTCAAAATGAGCATTTACAAATACTCCCCTATTGGCACCCGACTTATGTAGAACATGCCACAATAAGCACTGCTCAAAAACAATCTGAGCTGCACGCTCACTTAAGAGAATCTGTGCAAAAAAGTATAACGCATCAAAATGCCGGCGTCTTTCTCAGTGGCGGTATCGATAGTACCAGTGTATTGGCAATGATGAGCGAGCAAACACAAGCACCTGTTGATGCCTTTACCATTGGTTTTGATGTGGATAATTATGATGAAGTATTTTATGCAAAAACAGCAGCAAAGGCTTATAAAGCCAATCACCATATCTACTATTTGCAAGCTGAAGATATTATTCATTGTTTTGATAATTTGCAGGATTCGCTTTCGCAGCCCTTTGGTAATGCTTCGATTATTCCAACTTATTATTGCGCTAAAATGGCACAAGAACAGAATATTTCTTTGTTATTAGCCGGGGATGGTGGAGATGAACTCTTTGGTGGCAATGCACGCTATGCCAAACAACGATTACTCTCTTATTATCATTTGATACCTAAATTCTTTAGGAAAAATCTGATAGAGATACTTGATCAAAAACTATCTCCCTTAAAGAAAATATCGCTTATTAGCAAAATATCAAGCTACATTGAGCAGGCAAATACATCTATGCCGGCGCGTATGGAATCCTATAATCTCTTAAATCACATTGGTAATCAGACTTTATTACATCCAGATATGATGGCGCAGATAAACATGCATGCACCCCTGCAATTACTCAGTCATTATTATGCTCAGGTTGATGCCAAAACAATGCTGGGAAAAATGTTGGGGACGGATTTGAAATTTACTTTAACAGACAGCGATCTTGTCAAAGTCCGCAACGCTTGCCAGCTTGCGAACATAAACGTAAATTTTCCATTTTTACAAGCACCCCTCATCGATTTTTCTTTGCAGTTATCCGATAAAGACAAAGTAAGTGGCAGGCATTTAAGATATTTTTATAAAAAGGCCATACAGGCTTATATTCCTTCTTCTATTATACAAAAACAAAAACACGGCTTTGGTATGCCCTATGGATTGTGGCTGCTTAGCAATCAAAAACTCAAAGACTTTAGTTTCGAGCGGCTCCACGCATTTAAACATCGTTCTATTATTAAAGCTTCTTTCATAGAGAGTCTTACTCAGAATCTTATTCATCAACATCCCAGCTATTATGGTGTATTGTGCTGGATCTTCTTAATGTTAGAAGGATGGTTAGACAAACATGAACACCCTCAAAATGAATATGAACTCGTTTTTAAGCATCATAGTGCTTCCCCCATTACACCCACTACATTAGAGAAGCATCCAAATTAA
- a CDS encoding polysaccharide deacetylase family protein, whose amino-acid sequence MSSYSTVLRQSLGMISPGGRFGKLQILLYHRVLAELDPLRPWEIAAVQFDEQMRILSRYYNVLSLSEGLERLEKGSLPPQAVCITFDDGYEDNLSVALPILEKYKLSAVFFIATKFLRDGIMWNDAIIESVRNMKVHELDLRSIGLSQYSLFNEQQKVKAIYRLVNQLKYLPPQNRMLIVDKIVEESQCQLPHMMMTEESVVTLHRKGMEIGAHTVTHPILNSISPEAARNEIGQSKEVLEALIQERLKYFAYPNGCPTRDYSSIHCKMVKNIGFDAACSTWWGAATRMQDKFQLPRFTPWDKSAFKFMLRMTQYRMNRKTIPNKIHAL is encoded by the coding sequence ATGAGCAGCTATTCAACAGTTCTGCGTCAAAGCTTAGGTATGATTTCTCCAGGAGGGCGTTTTGGTAAATTACAGATATTACTTTATCATCGGGTTTTGGCAGAGCTGGATCCCTTAAGACCCTGGGAAATTGCAGCTGTGCAATTTGATGAGCAAATGCGTATATTATCGCGCTATTATAATGTACTGTCACTGAGTGAAGGCTTAGAGCGCCTTGAGAAAGGTTCTTTACCGCCTCAGGCTGTTTGTATCACTTTTGATGATGGTTATGAAGATAATCTTTCTGTAGCGTTGCCGATTTTAGAGAAATATAAATTATCTGCCGTTTTTTTTATCGCAACGAAATTTTTGAGAGATGGCATTATGTGGAATGATGCCATCATAGAAAGTGTGCGTAACATGAAAGTGCATGAGTTGGATCTGCGATCCATTGGGTTATCGCAATATTCATTATTTAATGAACAGCAAAAAGTTAAAGCAATTTACAGGCTGGTGAATCAGCTTAAATATTTGCCACCTCAAAATAGAATGCTCATTGTGGATAAAATAGTCGAAGAAAGCCAATGTCAATTGCCACATATGATGATGACAGAGGAGTCGGTTGTGACCTTGCACCGCAAAGGCATGGAAATAGGCGCACACACGGTTACACATCCTATTTTAAATAGCATTAGTCCTGAAGCAGCCAGAAATGAAATTGGTCAAAGCAAAGAGGTATTGGAAGCGCTGATTCAAGAAAGGCTCAAATATTTTGCTTATCCGAATGGTTGTCCAACAAGAGATTATTCCTCTATTCATTGTAAGATGGTTAAAAATATTGGTTTTGATGCTGCTTGTTCAACGTGGTGGGGTGCTGCAACCAGAATGCAAGATAAATTTCAATTACCTCGCTTTACACCATGGGATAAAAGTGCATTTAAATTTATGCTGCGTATGACACAATATCGTATGAATAGGAAGACTATACCCAATAAAATACATGCGCTGTGA
- a CDS encoding putative O-glycosylation ligase, exosortase A system-associated produces MRDLLVFAIVFSLLPLALIRTPIGVLLWNWIGFMNPHRLGWGSAFYFKFGAVIAATTMIGFIFSKDRKMIPMTPLVVALLCLIVWMNVTTYYALVPEDAFHQWKKVMKIQIFIFIALSCMQEQKRIIQLLWVITLSVAYFGIKGGIFTLMNGGNLLVLGPRGSQIEDNNTLALALIMVVPLMIYLGRMTDKKWLKWLLLVSTLLCGLSILGSHSRGALLAASAMLLFLVLKSQRRFYLGLFLALIIPVLVHFMPAAWFERMHTIQTYEQDASAMGRINAWYFAYNLAKDRPFKGGGFEAFRPGLFERYAPVPEDYHDAHSIYFEILGEQGFFGLLIFLSILALAWRTCQKTQKLSKNNPDLKWAHELVAMIQVSIIAYMVGGAFLGVAYFDLYYSLIAILILTHHSVVNSQTVLKQGVIPVVKREFRTSMA; encoded by the coding sequence GTGAGAGATCTGCTTGTCTTTGCCATTGTGTTTTCGCTGTTACCACTGGCATTGATTCGTACACCTATTGGTGTTTTGCTGTGGAATTGGATTGGTTTTATGAATCCACATCGTTTAGGGTGGGGATCTGCATTTTACTTTAAATTTGGCGCAGTGATTGCAGCGACAACCATGATTGGTTTCATTTTTTCAAAAGATAGAAAAATGATCCCTATGACACCTTTGGTTGTAGCGCTCCTATGCTTAATTGTATGGATGAATGTTACAACCTACTATGCACTGGTTCCAGAGGATGCCTTTCATCAATGGAAAAAAGTAATGAAAATACAAATTTTTATTTTCATTGCATTATCATGCATGCAAGAGCAAAAACGCATTATACAACTGCTTTGGGTAATAACCTTGTCAGTTGCTTATTTTGGCATCAAAGGTGGTATTTTCACATTGATGAATGGTGGTAATCTTCTTGTCTTGGGGCCTCGTGGTTCACAAATTGAGGATAATAATACACTGGCCTTAGCGCTTATTATGGTTGTACCTTTGATGATTTATTTAGGTAGAATGACCGATAAAAAATGGCTCAAATGGCTGCTTTTAGTTAGTACTTTGCTGTGTGGTCTTTCTATTTTAGGCTCTCATTCGCGTGGTGCTTTGCTTGCTGCGAGTGCAATGCTACTCTTTTTAGTATTAAAAAGCCAACGAAGATTTTATCTTGGACTTTTTTTAGCGCTGATTATTCCTGTCTTAGTGCATTTTATGCCAGCAGCTTGGTTTGAAAGAATGCATACGATTCAAACTTATGAGCAAGATGCTTCAGCAATGGGGAGAATCAATGCTTGGTATTTTGCTTACAATTTAGCAAAAGATAGACCTTTCAAAGGAGGTGGTTTCGAAGCTTTTCGGCCAGGGCTTTTTGAAAGATATGCGCCTGTTCCAGAAGATTATCATGATGCACACAGTATTTACTTTGAAATACTGGGTGAGCAAGGGTTTTTCGGTTTGTTGATTTTTTTAAGTATTTTGGCCTTAGCATGGCGAACCTGTCAAAAAACACAAAAATTATCTAAAAATAATCCCGATCTAAAATGGGCACATGAGCTCGTGGCAATGATTCAAGTAAGCATCATTGCTTATATGGTAGGGGGGGCATTTTTAGGTGTTGCCTATTTTGATTTATATTATAGCTTAATTGCTATTTTAATTTTAACGCATCACAGTGTTGTTAATTCTCAAACAGTTTTAAAGCAGGGAGTGATACCTGTTGTTAAGCGAGAATTTCGAACAAGCATGGCATAG
- a CDS encoding phosphotransferase — MLNKISNMLFEYDYINSKDKIYFSSRLVDNWSMLVFAPPKKFYHIKINTHKDLKTECKNLKKIQNKYSEYIPQFIDYIEYEGYEFLICQAYQHEAFNKAQIEASTDLQDKLKYYFISSIADWSLQRKHDESTLQIEKSFGLEDEVAVHLAKLYSQAMSWGYQPQHGDFVLNNIAITRGHLIVFDWEDYARVNIVGFDLAIFLYSIHQFNSATLFEALATEKLDRIIMSYLTALNISKQSFMQLLPLYLYLFLVLKEKQGYSKESVLRTKESLLASYAMLKAMP; from the coding sequence ATGCTAAATAAAATTTCAAATATGCTTTTTGAATATGATTATATTAATAGTAAAGATAAAATCTACTTTTCATCAAGATTGGTAGATAATTGGAGCATGCTTGTATTTGCTCCACCTAAAAAATTTTACCACATTAAAATAAATACACACAAAGATCTAAAGACTGAATGTAAAAATTTAAAAAAAATTCAAAATAAATATTCAGAATATATTCCTCAGTTTATTGATTATATTGAATATGAAGGATATGAATTTTTGATTTGCCAAGCTTATCAACATGAAGCTTTTAATAAGGCTCAGATTGAAGCAAGTACCGATCTGCAAGATAAACTTAAATATTATTTTATATCTTCTATTGCTGATTGGTCTTTGCAACGAAAACACGATGAATCTACTTTGCAGATTGAAAAGAGCTTTGGACTGGAAGATGAAGTGGCAGTGCATCTTGCAAAGCTATATTCCCAAGCAATGAGCTGGGGGTATCAGCCTCAGCATGGTGATTTTGTTTTGAATAATATTGCGATCACTCGTGGACATCTTATTGTCTTTGATTGGGAAGATTATGCGCGTGTCAATATCGTTGGTTTTGATTTGGCAATATTTTTATATTCTATTCATCAATTCAATAGTGCAACACTCTTTGAAGCGCTTGCAACAGAAAAACTAGATAGAATAATCATGAGTTATCTGACCGCACTCAATATAAGTAAACAAAGCTTTATGCAATTATTGCCGCTATATCTGTACTTGTTTCTAGTATTAAAAGAAAAACAGGGTTATAGCAAAGAAAGCGTTCTTCGAACCAAAGAGAGTTTATTGGCTTCATATGCCATGCTGAAGGCTATGCCGTGA